One segment of Hemicordylus capensis ecotype Gifberg chromosome 8, rHemCap1.1.pri, whole genome shotgun sequence DNA contains the following:
- the LOC128333697 gene encoding interleukin-36 receptor antagonist protein-like: protein MCDSQAQELLASTDEKAACAATPASQAVVFKARVWDVNQKSLYLQNNELLAGHLQGPNSALEEKIYWVHNRAFAHEKFPIILGVQDGRWCLACSSEAPPVLQLESVNITDLLKDSRETSARFTFFRSYKEGLWRFESAAHPGWFLCTSSGPNEPLGLTQAPGPSRVVDFYFQPC, encoded by the exons ATGTGCGACTCACAAGCACAGGAGCTGCTCGCCAGCACTG ATGAGAAGGCGGCCTGTGCAGCAACACCAGCCTCCCAGGCCGTTGTCTTCAAGGCCCG AGTCTGGGATGTCAACCAGAAATCCCTTTACCTGCAGAATAATGAGCTGCTTGCTGGCCACCTGCAAGGCCCCAACTCTGCCCTGGAAG AGAAGATTTACTGGGTCCACAACCGAGCCTTTGCCCATGAGAAGTTCCCCATCATCCTGGGCGTTCAGGACGGGAGGTGGTGCCTGGCGTGCTCCTCCGAGGCCCCTCCGGTGCTGCAGCttgag agcgtCAACATCACAGACCTGCTCAAGGACAGCAGGGAGACCTCGGCCCGCTTCACTTTCTTCCGCTCCTACAAGGAAGGGCTGTGGCGCTTTGAGTCTGCCGCCCACCCGGGCTGGTTCCTCTGCACTTCCTCGGGACCCAACGAGCCCCTCGGCCTGACCCAGGCGCCCGGACCGTCTCGTGTGGTGGACTTCTATTTCCAGCCCTGCTGA
- the LOC128333696 gene encoding interleukin-36 receptor antagonist protein-like isoform X2, protein MSRPRKPQSPAFQPWATSQPFGQASGGTLQSENARGNVTDPNMVALFARFFGKGSGGEISINSSEHSGLLPPPVDYSLRDTDQKGLYLHEENLVVAPLQGTNSAHEETISVLPNQDLERKRIPLILGVRGGSQGLSCGKAAEPKLQLEDSSLSSLFGSGEEARRFTFYKSYNGITHTFESAAYPAWLLCSSVEAHQPLALTKAPGEGASITAFHFEPKEPPA, encoded by the exons atgTCCAGGCCACGCAAG CCCCAGAGCCCTGCCTTCCAGCCATGGGCCACGTCGCAGCCCTTCGGACAAGCATCAGGGGGGACGCTGCAGTCGGAAAACGCAAGAGGAAATGTGACGGACCCCAACATGGTGGCGCTCTTTGCACGTTTCTTTGGCAAAG gTTCAGGAGGTGAAATCTCCATCAACTCTTCCGAACACAGCGGCTTATTGCCACCACCTGTGGATTACAGCCTCCGAGACACTGACCAGAAGGGTCTCTATCTGCATGAGGAGAACTTGGTGGTGGCCCCTCTGCAAGGCACCAACTCTGCCCACGAAG AGACGATCAGCGTGCTCCCCAACCAGGACCTGGAGCGGAAGCGGATCCCCCTGATCCTGGGCGTCCGAGGCGGCTCCCAGGGCCTCTCCTGTGGGAAGGCTGCCGAGCCCAAGCTGCAGCTGGAG GACAGCAGCCTCAGCTCCCTCTTCGGCAGCGGGGAGGAGGCCAGGCGCTTCACTTTCTACAAGAGCTACAACGGCATCACCCACACCTTTGAGTCGGCCGCCTACCCGGCGTGGCTCCTCTGCTCCTCGGTGGAGGCTCACCAGCCCCTGGCCCTCACCAAGGCGCCCGGGGAGGGCGCCAGCATCACGGCCTTCCACTTCGAGCCCAAAGAGCCTCCAGCCTAg
- the LOC128333696 gene encoding uncharacterized protein LOC128333696 isoform X1: MSRPRKPQSPAFQPWATSQPFGQASGGTLQSENARGNVTDPNMVALFARFFGKGSGGEISINSSEHSGLLPPPVDYSLRDTDQKGLYLHEENLVVAPLQGTNSAHEASTLTCPCPLLLPFRPSPDSVEQGVPTEGPVSSLHMWDGLSVSGTRVKADDQRAPQPGPGAEADPPDPGRPRRLPGPLLWEGCRAQAAAGGQQPQLPLRQRGGGQALHFLQELQRHHPHL; encoded by the exons atgTCCAGGCCACGCAAG CCCCAGAGCCCTGCCTTCCAGCCATGGGCCACGTCGCAGCCCTTCGGACAAGCATCAGGGGGGACGCTGCAGTCGGAAAACGCAAGAGGAAATGTGACGGACCCCAACATGGTGGCGCTCTTTGCACGTTTCTTTGGCAAAG gTTCAGGAGGTGAAATCTCCATCAACTCTTCCGAACACAGCGGCTTATTGCCACCACCTGTGGATTACAGCCTCCGAGACACTGACCAGAAGGGTCTCTATCTGCATGAGGAGAACTTGGTGGTGGCCCCTCTGCAAGGCACCAACTCTGCCCACGAAG CCTCGACTCTCACATGCccctgcccgctgctgctgccttttaGACCCAGTCCTGACTCCGTAGAGCAAGGGGTGCCCACCGAAGGACCTGTCAGCAGTCTACATATGTGGGACGGTCTAAGCGTTAGTGGCACAAGAGTGAAAGC AGACGATCAGCGTGCTCCCCAACCAGGACCTGGAGCGGAAGCGGATCCCCCTGATCCTGGGCGTCCGAGGCGGCTCCCAGGGCCTCTCCTGTGGGAAGGCTGCCGAGCCCAAGCTGCAGCTGGAG GACAGCAGCCTCAGCTCCCTCTTCGGCAGCGGGGAGGAGGCCAGGCGCTTCACTTTCTACAAGAGCTACAACGGCATCACCCACACCTTTGA